TGTAGCCGGCAAAGCCGAGGAAGAGCGCAAGGCCGAGCGCCGGCACGAGCACGATCCCCATGACCATGGTCTGGTACTCGGCGGGAAAGAGCGGGCCTTCGGGCCCGCGCGGCGCCACGGGAACGAGGAGAAGGGCGCCCAGCACGAGGGAGACGACGCCGGCTCCGCCGATGGCGCCAAAGCCCGGCGAATGGATCTCGACGAGGAGCAGCACGGCGCCAAGCGCAAGCAGCCCCAGCGCCGCGAGGTTCACGTCGAACCCAAGTCCTGCGAGCGCAAGCAGGATGAGAACGAGGCCTGCCACCTCCGCGCCAAGGCCGGGGCTCGAGAGGCCGAAGATGAGGGCGTAGATGCCCACGAGGAGGAACAGCGACGAGAGGAGCGGGTTCTGCAGGAGCTCGGTGAACAGGATTCGGATCGAGCGCTCGAAGGGCTCCACGACGGCGCCCTCGGTCGAAAGCGTGACGGAGCGCCCGCCCGCGAGCGTCACGTTTGTGCCGTCCACGCGCGCGAGGAGCTGCGGGATCGAGAACGACGAGTCGTCTTCGGTCACGCCGGCGGCCAACGCGGCCGACGCGTTCAGGTTGAGGTTCTCCGTGACAAACGCCTCGGCCGCCGTCGTGTTGCGGCCGTGGAAGACGGCAAGCTCGCGGACCTTCGCCACGAGCGCGTTGATGATCTTGCTGTCGTTCACGGGCGCAAAGCCGCCTCCTCCCAGGGACACCGGCTGCGAGCTTCCGATCACGGTGTTGGGCGCCATCGCCGCGCGGTGCGTCGAGAGCAGGATGACCGTGCCCGCGCTCCACGCGACCGCGTGCTGCGGATGCACGAAGCCCACGACTGGCACCTCGCTTGCCACGATGGCGTCCGTGATGGCAAACGTGGCGCCAAGCTCGCCGCCGGGCGTGTTGAGCGTGAGCACGACCGCGGCGGCCCCGCGCGTGCGGGCGGCCGCGAGCCCCTCGCGCACGTACTCGGCCGTGGCAGAGCCGATGGCCCCGTCGATCGTGAGGTGGAGGACAAGCGGTGCTTGCGCCTGCGCCGACGACCACGACGCGCCGGCGAGCGCGGCGAGAAGGACGAGCGGGACGACCCGAAGGGCGCGCATCGTCAGCTTTCGCCCGCGCGCCGGCGGTTGGCGGCCGTGGCCACGGCGATCGCGTCGCCCATGTTGCCGCCCGAGGGCGAGATGATGATGAGGTTCTTCTCGCGCGCGATCTCCTGAAGGGTCTGGAGCTCGCGGAGCTTCATGGCCATGGGCGAGCGCGTGTACATCTCGGAGGCCTCCATCATCTTCTGGGAGGCCTGGAACTCGCCGTCGGCCATGATGATGCGCGAGCGCCGCTCGCGCTCGGCCTCGGCCTGCTTGGCCATGGCGCGCACCATGCTCTCGGGAAGCGAGACGTCCTTGATCGTGACGCTTGAGACCTTGACGCCCCAGGGATCGGTCTCCTCGTCGAGGATGCGCTGCATCTTCTGGTTGACCACCTCGCGCTGGGAGAGGAGGGCGTCCATCTCCATCTGGCCGATGATGTCGCGAAGCGTCGTCTGCGCGCGCAGCGCCGTGGCCGCGAAGTAGTTCTGCACCTGCACGACCGCCTTCACGGGATCGAACACGCGGTAGTAGACGACGGCGTCGACGTCCACCGTGATGTTGTCCTTCGTCACGATGCGCTGCTTGGGCACGTCGATGACCGACACGCGAAGGTCGATCTTCTGGGTCTTGTCGAGGATGGGGATGATGAGCACAAGGCCCGGGCCCTTGATGCCCTGGAGCCGCCCGAGACGGAAGATGACGATGCGCTCGTACTCGCGCAGCACGCGCACGGCGCTTGCCAGCACGATCGCGACCACGAAGAGGAGCAGGAACAGGAGGAAGCTTGCGCCGACGGCGGTGGCGGCTTGCGCGAGAACGGACATGGCCTCACCTTCGCTTCCGGGGAACGGGCTCCTACGATAAACCTTTGGCGAGGAGACGGCCCTCACCGAAACGTTCTTGGTTCCTCCGGCGTAGCGGCGCGGGATGGCACCCGCGTCCGCCGCGGACACCCGCCCCCTCTACGCGCTGCTTGCCGCGACGATCGCGCTTGCAATCGTCGGCGGCGCGTGGGCCTCCGACCGCGCGGCGCTTTCGGCAAGCCACGCGTGGATCGTCGCGAACGAGCCCATCCTGGCCACGCTTGCCGTCGCGAGCCTCTCCGTGCTTGGCGCAGGCTTCCTCCTGCGCTCGCACCCGCGGCGGCACGACGTGCGCATGGCCGGCTGGATCCTCTTCTCGGCCTACTGGCCCCTACAAGCGGCCGGGTTCTTCCTGCAGCGCGACGAGTTCAACGCCTACGCCACGCTCCTGTCGCCCGTCCTCTTCGGCTACCTCGCCTACCACGAGTGGCTGTCCAAGCGCTGGGGCGAGGACCCCTCGCCGCTCCGTTGGATCGCCGGCACGGCCTTCGTAGCCGGGGCCACGTACTTTGCCATCTACAAGATGCCGCCCGTGACGGACTTCATCATCCACCAGGTGGCCCTCCAGTCGAGCTTCCTTGCGAACGTCCTCTTCGGCCTCCAGACGAGCGTCTACGTGGACCCTGGCGCCCTGGACCCCGAGGCCCGGTTCCACGTCTGCATGGATCTTTCCGCCGTCTGTCCGCCCGGCGCGGCCGCGTACGCCGTCACGATCATCCTCGCGTGCACGGCCATCCAGAGCATCATGATCTTCGTGGGCGCCATCTACGCGACCGACGGCGGCGCGGCCATCCGCCGCTACAAGGCGTACCTGTACACGGTTCCCATCATCTACTTCCTGAACCTGTTCCGGAACGCGGGCATCGTCTACGGGTACAAGGTGCTCGGGCTCGACTTCGACCTCATGCACAACTGGGTCGGTAAGGGCGGCTCGCTTCTCGCGCTTGTCGTCATCGCGCTTGCGCTCTTCCGCGTGCTTCCCGAGCTCCACGACAACGTGCTTGGCGTGATGGACCTCTGGAAGCGCACGAAGCCAGGCTTCTTTGGCAAGCCGCCCGGCGGCGCCGCGCCGTCTCCGCCCGCGGGCGCAAGCGAAGTCTGAGTTTACTGCGCAATTGCGCAGTAAATTCCGCGATCCCATCGGCACGTTCAAGCCCTGCTTGCACCTCGCAGGGCCGAGCATGGCGTTCCTTGCGCGGGGAACCTGGCATTGGGTTGCAGCGCCGCTTGTCGCAGGCGCGCTTCTTGTTCTCTACGGGCGCAACGTGGGCGTCCCGGTGGCGCTCGGCGTCGCGCTTCTCCTGCTGGGGCTTCTGTTCCTCCAGTTCTTCCGCGACCCCGAGCGCCCCGCGGCCGAGGGCGTCGCCTGCCCCGCCGACGGCGTCGTGACGGCGATCGAGCGCCGGGCCGCAGGCGAGCTTTTCGTGTCCATCTTCATGAACGTCTACAACGTGCACGTGAACCGCGCGCCGCTTGCCGGCCGCGTGGCCTCGCGCGTGCACAAGCCGGGCTCGCACGTCCCGGCCTTCCGCAAGGATTCGGAGCGCAACGAGCGGGTCGAGTGGGCGTTCGAGACCGAGCACGGCCTCGTGCGCGTCACGCAGATCGCGGGCCTGCTTGCGCGCCGCATCGTTCCGTACGCCGTCGAGGGGCAGCGGGTTGAGAAGGGCGCGCGCATCGGCATCATTCGCCTCGCCTCTCGCGTGGACGTGCTGCTGCCGCCGGGCTTCGAGGCGGCCGTCGAGCTTGGCGAGTCGGTGCGGGCGGGGTCGACGACGCTTGCGCGGAGGCGGTCGCCGTGAGGCGGCGGCTTCGCTTCCACCTGACGCTTGCGGACCTTCTCACGATCGGCAACGGCGTCATGGGTTTCAACGCGATCCTCACGCTTTCGATCGAGACGCCGTACTTCCCGAACCTCTCGGACGCGGTCGTGGCCGGCGCCTTCATCGCGCTTGGCGTCGCGTTTGACGCGCTCGACGGCGTGGCCGCGCGCAAGTACGGAAGCTCGCTTATCGGCCCCGACCTCGACTCGCTGTCGGACCTCGTGACCTTCTGCGTGGCGCCCGCGGTGCTGCTCGTCGTGACGTACGGTCACCTCACGTGGTACCCGGCCATCCTCGTGGCGACGCTTGTCGTGGTCTTTGGCATGGCGCGCCTTGCGCGGTTCAACAGCACCGCGGAGAAGGAGAGCCGCACCTTCCAGGGCCTTCCCACGCCCCTTTGCGCCGCCGCCATCGTGCTGCTCGTCCTCTTCGACGTCATCGTGCTCCGGGACGTCGACTGCGTCGAGGGCGTGTGCCGTTACGGCGCCGCGTACGGCGTCCCCATCCTCGTGCTGTCGGGCGTGCTTGCGTTCCTCATGGTGAGCAACATCGCCTACCCCAAGGCGCGCGAGCGCTTGAGGTATTTCACGGCGGCAGCCGTGGTCGTGGCCATCGTGGTGGCCGCAGGCGTGCTCGTGACGCCGGATTTCACGACGCACCTCCTGCTCGCGGGGCTCGCCTTCACCCTTGCCGTGGTTGCGATCGGGCCCGTCTTCACCCTGCGGGGCGTCGTGCGCTCGGCGCGGACGGCGCGTCGCGCGCGGCGGGCGGCGCTTTTGGCCATGGACGCGGCGCCTTCGGCCGGCGACGCGGGCGAGGAGGAAGTGGTCGAGGAGGAGCTTCTGGCCGAGCCGGGCGCGGCCGAAGCTACGGATTCCTCGCGATCTCCTTGAGCTCCCGCCGGAGTTCCACGCGCCGTTGGCGCTGCGTTCGGCGCTCGTCGGCCCACGTGCGCAGGAGGTCGCGCTCGGTGATCGCAAGCGCAAGCGCAAGGCCCAGGCTTGCGCTCGCGAGGAAGGCGAGGAAGAACGTCGGCACCACGTAGGCGAGGAGGCTGTAGAACAGGACGGACGCGAGGATCCACGTGGGAAAGAGGACGAGGGGCTTCCAAGCGTCGGGAAGCGCGCCGGCGCGGCGCGGGGCGTCCCGCACGAGGGACTCGTTGCGCGTCGCTTTCGTGGCGACGAGGAAGGCAAGCGGGAAGCCGACGAGGATGCTTGCGTGGAGGTTGCGGAGGACGAAGGTCTCCAGCAGGCCCGTGAAAACGAGTCCGAGCGCGGCCGTCGTCGTGAGGAGGAGGACGGGGCGCGCCTCGGGCGGCAGCGCGGGGACGTAGCGGGAGAGCGCCGGCGCCTCGGGCAGTCCGCGCAACACCGCAAGGAGGCCAAAGGCGAGCGCGTAGCCCGCCACGAAAAGGATCGAGAACGCGACGGGCCCGGGGAGCGGCAGGTAGGAGCCCGCGATCGCGCCCAAGGCGAGCGCAAGGACGGGGCCCAGAACGAGAACGCCCAAGGCAAAGACGAGCGCCTCGTAGCGCTGCGGGACCGACGGCAGCTCCAACCGACGCGCCGCCGGCGGAAGGCCGACGGTGGCAAGGGCGAGCGAGAAGCCGCCGGCGAGACCCAGCAGGATCGCGGGCGCGACGGCGGTTTCGGGTCCCAGGACGCCGGTGAACAGGATGCCAAGGCCGTAGTACAGGACGGCCGCCGTCGCAAGCGCGATGGGCAGGAACAGCAGCGGGCGCCGGTGCGGCGGGAGCAGGCGCGTGAGCTCGGAGCGGCTCGTGGGCACGCGGGGCAAGCCCACGATCGCCCACGCGACGGCGTAGCCTGCCGCAAGCGAGAGCGCCATGGACGCGGGCGCCGAGAGCGCGACGAGGCCCGCGTCCGTGAGGGCAAGGCCCACGAGCGGGTACAGGAGCACGGCGGCCACGAGGCCAAGCGGGAAGAAGAGGAGCGAGTAGTGCTGGCGCGGGATGGGCACGGTCTTCTCGATCATCCGCCGAGCTTCCTCGTCAAGCGGCGTGCCGACGAGAAGGTAGGCGCCAAGCGGACCCAGGAGGGCGCCCAGAACGAGGGAGGCGGGGAAGTGGTTCGTCGCCAGGCCCAGGAAGGCAAAGGACAGGAAGGCGAGGACGACGGCCAGCGGAAGGAACAGGACGCGTCGGATCCGGATGTCGCGCACGGCGCCGCGCAGAAGCACGGGCGACGGGGGCACGCGGATTCGGGCCATGCGCCGCTAGCCTCCGTACGTCCTTTTAGCCTTGTCGGAGAATGCCTATTCCGCGGGCTCGGCTCGGCGAAGGTAGCTTGCTGGCACCGAGTCCGTGATGTAGACAGCCTTGCCCGCCTGCTTGATGACGACCTTGTCGTCGCGGGCGGCGCGGGCGTCGATCTCGAGCACGATGGGACTCTCGGCGCGCCGCTGCCCGGCCGCCATGGCGTTCTCGTACGTGCCCGAAAGATGGACCATGCGCCGGTCGGTGGGCTGGAGGCCGCGCTCGAGCACGACGTCGAGCTCCTCCTCCGTCACCGGATAGTAGAGCTTGTCGGGGATGTCGAACGTCGGAAGGTCAAGCTCGAGCTCGAGGCTGTGGCCGTAGGTGGCGCGCACGCGGTCCTTGTCGATCTGGTAGCGGCCCTTGGGGTCCGTGAGGACGATCGCCTCGACGTGGTAGGGCTTGATCCAGTGCAGGCGCTCCTTCTGCTGGCGGACGCGGTTCACGAACTCGGCGATGTCGACCCAGCCGTGCTCGTCCATCTCGACGCCAAAGCGTTCCGGGAAGTGCCGAAGCACGCCCGCCATGATGCGGCCCACGCGGTCGAGCTCGTGCTCGTTCATGAGGAAGCGACCTTCCTCCCCGCAATTCGGGCACGTGTCGCCTCGGAAATACCCGTGCGTGTTGCACTCGCGAAGCATGAGCATCGACCGGAAGCGGCGGTCGTATCAGGGGCGGGGCATATAAGCCTACCCGCAACGGTCATGCGGACCGCACCGCTTGCCCGTTGCATGCAGCCTGCGAAGGCCGATCCGGCGGCAAAGGCGAAGGAGGCCGCCGCGCGGCGAGCCTGCGAGTTCGTCCAAAGCGGAACCGTCGTGGGACTTGGCACGGGATCGACGGCCAACCACGCGATCCGGCGCCTGGGCGAGCTCGTTCGCGAAGGCGCGCTCGACATCCAAGGCGTTCCGACGAGCGAGGCATCGGCCGACCTCGCGCGCGTCGCCGGAATCCCGCTTCTGGACCTCGAAGAGGCCGGCACGATCGACGCGACGCTCGACGGCGCCGACGAGGTCGACCCCGCGCTCGATCTCGTGAAGGGTCTCGGCGGGGCGCTCCTGCGGGAGAAGATCGTCGCCGCCGCGAGCAAGCGTTTCGTCGTCATGGTCGACGAGGCGAAGCTCGTCCCCCGGCTCGGAACGAAGGCGCCCGTGCCCGTCGAGGTGCTCCGGTTCGGCTGGGTGCAGGCGTCGTGGAAGCTCCGGGCCCTCGGGTGCGATCCCGTCCTCCGCCGCGTGAAGGAGGCGCCCTTCAGCACCGACAACGGCAACTGGATCCTCGACTGCCGCTTCCCGCCGATCGACGACGCCGCCGCATTGGAGCGCCGCATCGACGCGGTCCCCGGCGTGGTCGACAACGGCCTGTTCGTGAACCTCGCGACCGACGTCGTCGTCGGCAACGCGGACGGCACCGCGTCCGTGCAATCCCGCAAGCGATAGCGACGCGAGCGCCGCGACGACGCTAACGCCGCACGGTCGCCTGGGGCGCAGGCACCCGCGGAACGGTGGCGACCCGGATCCGCTCGATGGCCGTGAGCTGCCGCGAGGCGGCCTCCCGCACGCCGCGCTCAAGCTCGTCGACGATCTCGGGAAACGGCCGGGTCAAGGCGTACGCGTGGACGGGCCGGCCCTTGCCCTCGCGGTGGAGGTCCCGCTTGCGCACCCATTCGCGCGCGCGAAGCTGTTGCATGGCCACGCTTACCTCGGGTTGGCGCAAGCCCGCGCCCGTTTCGATCTCGGCGCTCGTGGCCTCGCGGACGAGGCGGAGGAAGGACAGCGCGCGCGCCGTGTTGGGCGCAAGCCCCAGCGCCGAAAGAAGCTGGGCGACCTCCTCGTCGCGTTCGTCCAAAACCAGATCGGCGGACCGGCGCATCCCGTCCTCCCTCGCAGCAGCCGCAGCAGGACACGGACATAAGACGCTTGCGGACGGGGGAACGAAAGCGCCGCCCGGCGAGATGGACCCGTTCGGGTTTGGCCCCGCCCATCGTCTCAACGTCGGTCGGCAGCCGCCTGCGATCCATGCCTCTCAACGGCATCTATCTGTACCCGCGCGCCGCTGCGCGCCACGCGCGAACGCCGGCCGGCGATCCCGAATCGCCGTGGGCCGTCGGTCGCCTGGGCGTATGGGGTAGCGGCTATCCTGGAGGCCTTCGGAGCCTCTGACCTGGGTTCGAATCCCAGTACGCCCGTCGATGAGGGGAGCGCCCAGGATAAACTTCATGAATCATGGGGGCGTGGGTCACGGGGGAGGCTCGTCGACGGTCCGCGCAACTCCATGTTTTCTTGCTCTCTTGCTGCCGGCGGTCATGCTTACCGGCTGCCTTGAGCCTTCCGAGGGCGCCACGTTTTCGCTCTATGCGTATCCGTCGGAGTTCGTCGTGGCCACCGACACGCGCGCTGCGGTCGTCGAGAGCTTCAAGGTCGCGTACTTCTCGGGCGTGGCCTCCCGATGGACCGTGGAATCGGATGCGCCGTGGGTCAGCTTCGAGACCTCCGACGGTTCGTCCGTGTCGTCGGGACCCTTCACGAAGGGCGCCTACAGCCTGGGGGAGGCGGCCCTTCTTGTGCGCATGGATCCCGCCGGGCTTGCCTTTGGCGAGCACGTGGCGACGATCGTGGCGCGCGGCGGCGGAGGCCAGGTGAGCGTTCCCGTCCGCTTGACGGTGGCCGACCTGCCGACCGTCTCCGGACTTTCGCTTGCGATCGCAAACGCGACGTGGGTCCTCGACGAGCGCGCAACGGGCGCGGAACGCCGCCCCGTGGCGCTCGCGCCCCAACCCGACGGAATTTCGCCGCACACGTTGTATCGCGTTTCCGCCGACGTGCCCTGGATCTCCTTCTTCGGAAGCGCAGAACCCCTCTCCCGGAAGATCGAGCACGCCCAGTTTGACCTTGGCGTGATCCCGTCGGCAGCCCGCGTGGGCACGAACGTGGGCAACGTGACCGTCCGCATCGGCGACATGGAATCCACGCTGTCGGTCACGCTCGTGCGAATCCCGCGCAGCGCCCCGCCCCATCCCGAATCCAATCCCGAACCCGAAGGGTGGCCGTTCCAGGAGAACGACGAAGAACCCTTGCCGGAAGGATGGGTGCGCGTAACGGGCCGCGCCTGGGACGCCGAGGATGACGCGGAATCGCGCAAGTCCGTCGCCGGCGCTCGCGTCCGCTTCGAGGCCGTCGTCGGAGGCCAGGAGCCACAGACGGGCGTCGCTTGGGCGAACCATTCGGGGGCGTACCGCTTTGACGTTCCCGAGGGCGCGACCGTTCGCGTGTGGGCCGAGAAGCCTTGCCACCGGCTGGCGCAAGCCGAATTCGCCGCGGCCGCAAACGCGCCCGATCTGGTCCTTCTCCAACACCGTAATGCCGTGCCCTCAAGACATGAGACCGCCCGTCGCGACGCCACCCTGTACGTCATCACCGGCGCCACGCACGCCCGCGCGCACGTGGCCCCGATTGGCGACGTGTGCGTGGTCGTGACGGGCGTCGACGACGAGTACTCGCCGTACGACGTGCACGTCTGCCGGGGTTCGCTCGTCGGACCCACGGGGCCGCGCGGCGGCTCCGGCGCTCCGTACTCCGAGGATTGCCTCAAGGAGAGAGCGTCGCTCGGCCAAGAGTACCTGGCCCGCGAGGACGGGTCCTTCGAGGTCGCAGCGCGCGCGTGGCACCCCGTTCGGTTGCGCTTCTTCCATCCCGAGTGCGGCCCCTACGACGGCGTCGTGGACATCGGCTGGCGAGAAGGTCACCCCGATCCGAGGGTGCGCGCCGAAGGCGGTCCCGCAAGCGTCGACACGAGGCCTGCGCCAGGCTACGTCCGCAAGCTGGGCGACCGCTTCGCCGGCCACATCGTCGTGGACGACTACGGCTGGGTCGACCTGCTGCACGTGGGCTTGCCCTGCGTGCGCCTTGTCGCGGCAAGCGACGAGGCGGGCCTTGTCCGGGGCGTCGTCCACGACGGGAGGACCGGCGTACCGCTTTCGCGCGTGCGTTTGCTCTATGAAGTCGAGGATGCGCGCGGCAACCGCGTGGGCGGAAACGCCACGACGCGCAGCGACGCGGGCCGCGAAGGCGAGTTCTCTTTCCGCGTGCCCGCCGGCGCCTCCTGGACGCTTGAGCTCGACGTGCCTTGCTACCAGCCGCTCTTCGTCGGCCCGCGCACCGGGACCGGAACGCTCGAGCCGATCAAGCTGTACGAGGCGGGCGTGACGATTCCCGCGCAAGGGCAGGTTTCCTCGGGGTTGTTCGCTGTGCGCGAGATCGTCCGCTCGCAGCGCGGCAACCTGGGAGGCGTGTGCGTCCAACTGGTGCCCGCGGGGGAAATCCGGCCGGGCAACGACTGGACCGCTCGCAGCTCCGTGAGCCTTCGCGACCGGACGATCGCCGGGTTTGCGGGCACCTACGGGCTCGTTTGGTTCCAGTGGGAGACGGTCGATCTCGTCTTCTCGCATCCCCAATGCAAGACGAAGTCCATCCGCCTTGACGCCGACGACATGCGGCGCCGCGCCAACCTCAACCAGTACGGGGGCGCGGAAGTGTGGCCGGGAAGCGTCCTGCTCGAGTGCGACTTCCCGCCGGATCCTCCCCCTCCCCCCTGCCCGTACCCCAACGGATGGCTCACGGTGCGCGTGAAGCCCGAATACCACGGCGGACGCGACGCTTCCATCTACATCGACGGCGTGCTGCGGGCGGTCAACCGGGTCCAGAATTACCCCGTGCACCAAGAGCACACGGTGGCCGTCTGGCTTCCGGGCGAGCAGCACCCCTTGTGGAACGCCGTCGTGCGCCCGATCCCGTGCTCGAATTGGGGCTACATCGATCGCTGACGGGCGGCCGCGCGAACCGACACGCTTTCGTACCCGCACCGGCCTCGCGCGCCCATGCCCGTCCTTTGCGACGCCGACATCCTCGCGGCCATCAAGCGGCAGGACCTCGCCATCGAGCCCTTCGCCGAGGCGAGCCTCACACCCAACGGCTACGACCTTCGCATCGCGGAGCTCCTCCTTCCCGACGAGACGGGCGCTGCGCCCGTTCGCGACGGGAAGGTGACGGTCCCGCCCAAGGCCCGCTTTCTCGTCTCCACGCTTGAGCGCGTGACGCTGGGCCCCGCCGTGACGGCTCAGCTCTGGATCCGGTCGAGCTTCGCGCGCAAGGGCCTCTTCGCCTCCTTCGGCAAGGTCGAGGCCGGGTTCTCGGGCACGCTTACGATCGGCGGCTTCAACGCTGCAGCCGTTCCCATCGAGATCCCGGTGGGCGATCGGTTCTGCCAGATCGCCTTCGAGGAGCTCACGCGGCCGGCCGAGAAGCCCTACGTCCAACGGTCCGGCCGGTACCAGAACCAGCAGGGAGTCACGCTTGCCCGCGAATGAAGCGCCGCTCCCCCTCGCCAATCCCTGCCTTGCCAACGCCTGCAGCGCGTGCTGCCGGGACACGGAGATGCCCCTGTCGGCGGCCGATGTGGCTCGCCTGGAGAGCGCCACGCGCCGTCCCGCCTCGGACTTCGCGCAGACGCGCGACGGTCTTCTGCGGCTGCGCAACGTCGCGGGCGCCTGCGTGTTCCTGCGGCAGGGCCGGTGCAGCGTCTACGACGCGCGTCCCGAGGGCTGCCGGTTGTACCCGTTTGTCTGGGCACAAGGCGAAGGCGTCCGGCGGGACGCCGATTGTCCGTACCGCAGCGCTTTCCAGCAAGGGGCGGACGTCCCGGCGCGTCTGCAAACGCATCTTGCGCGGCTGGGGCTTTCGCCCTAGATTCCCACGATGCGGCCGTTTGCGTCCACGTCGATCTCCTGCGCCGCCGGCGACTTGCCCAACCCCGGCATGAGCATGACGTCGCCTGCCAGCGCGACGAGGAATCCGGCGCCCGCGCTCGGCACGACGTCGCGCACCGTGAGCATCCAGCCCCGCGGCGCGCCCAACCGCTTGGGGTCGTCGGTCACGGACATGGCGGTCTTTGCCATGCAGACGGGAAGGCCCGAAAGGCCCATGCGCTCGATCCGTCGCAGGCTCTGGAGCGCCTGGTAGTCGTACTCCACGCCGGCCGCGCCGTACACGCGCGTGGCGATCGTCTCGATCTTGCTTCGGACGTCGTCCGAGAGCTCGTACAGGAACCGGGGCGCAGGCGGCGCGGGCGCCTCCTCGACGAGATCCGCAAGCGCAAGGCAACCCTTTCCCCCGTCTTGGAACGGGCGCGCCTCGCACGCCGCCACGCCCCACCGGACGCACGCGGCGAGCACGGCCTTCACCTCCGCGTCGGTGTCCGTCGCGAAACGGTTCACCGCCACGATCGGCGCAAAGCCGAAGGCCCGGACGACGTCGACGTGGTGCTCGAGGTTGAGAAGCCCGCGTTCGACGGCGGCCACGTCCTCGCCGTCGGCTTCGAGCCCGCCGTGCATCTTGAGCGCGCGGCACGTCGCGACGATCACGACGGCCGAGGGCCAGAGGCCCCCCGCGCGGCAGGCGATGTGGAAGAACTTCTCGGCGCCAAGGTCGCTGCCAAAGCCCGCCTCCGTGACCGCGTAGTCCGCCAAGCCCAGCGCAGCCCAGTCCGCAAGGAGGCTGTTTGTGCCGTGCGCGATGTTGCCAAACGGCCCGCCGTGCAGGACGGCGGGCGTGCCCTCGGTCGTCTGCACGAGGTTGGGCCGAAGCGCGTCGACGAGGAGCGCCGCCATGGCGCCCTGCGCGCGCAGGTCCCGCGCCAAGACGGGCGTGTCGTCCGCGCGGTAGGCCACGACGATCTCGCCCAGCCTCCGCTTGAGGTCGTCGAGGCCCGAGGCAAGGCACAGGATCGCCATGACCTCGCTTGCCGCCGTGATGACAAAGCCCGTCTCGCGCGGAGGCCCGTGCGCCGATCCTCCCAGGCCCGTGAC
The sequence above is drawn from the Candidatus Thermoplasmatota archaeon genome and encodes:
- a CDS encoding formate--tetrahydrofolate ligase translates to MRPLREVVAELGIPETDLEPYGHHKAKLSLDLVARLRRAPRGKLVLVTGMTPTKHGEGKTTTTIGLAQALCQRGSRAIATLREPSLGPVFGLKGGATGGGASEVLPRTDINLHFTGDFHAVGAAANLLATLVDAHLHHGNALSIDATRVVWKRALDTNDRALRHVVTGLGGSAHGPPRETGFVITAASEVMAILCLASGLDDLKRRLGEIVVAYRADDTPVLARDLRAQGAMAALLVDALRPNLVQTTEGTPAVLHGGPFGNIAHGTNSLLADWAALGLADYAVTEAGFGSDLGAEKFFHIACRAGGLWPSAVVIVATCRALKMHGGLEADGEDVAAVERGLLNLEHHVDVVRAFGFAPIVAVNRFATDTDAEVKAVLAACVRWGVAACEARPFQDGGKGCLALADLVEEAPAPPAPRFLYELSDDVRSKIETIATRVYGAAGVEYDYQALQSLRRIERMGLSGLPVCMAKTAMSVTDDPKRLGAPRGWMLTVRDVVPSAGAGFLVALAGDVMLMPGLGKSPAAQEIDVDANGRIVGI